In Zalophus californianus isolate mZalCal1 chromosome 17, mZalCal1.pri.v2, whole genome shotgun sequence, one DNA window encodes the following:
- the LOC113915734 gene encoding oocyte zinc finger protein XlCOF6-like, translated as MLENFTLISSLGKALTFSLTWTRLYSASPLCIFQGCCCGAEDEAPFAQSTSVGVSQTRTPKAAQSSRKTHPCEMCGPVLRDIFHLSAHQGKENSQKLLRCGACGKRFYFSVKFQQQQEQHVAAEPSRSRVDRASVVKSWGFHGSGKPLTCGEVQKDFLSGSGHLQQEATDTGEKPHTITQRRATLQSRKSHDTWGECKNTFSPKHTHNREQGVHLGRQSFVCSECGKTFRYKSLFAIHQRYHTGRTHEFGQCGKSLKQTPTLKEHGKTHSASRQYTCSKCGKSLGHKSVLIHPQGWHSGVKSYVCSGCAKALSCSSVLITHRVESGEGFFKCHGCAKSFPSMSALSYHQRSHAGERRYECGDCGKSFTSSSTLRSHQRIHTGHKPYKCSACGKSFVRNSSLRYHQAVHSGERPFECTECGKSFMSSNGLRYHHSVHTGVKPYKCHECGKSFMSRYRLRGHQTIHTGEKPYKCDECGKSLASSYSLRSHRRLHTGERPYVCIECGKSFLHKITLNKHIKLHSGERPYKCNECGKSFTTRYTLRYHQRIHTGQKPYQCIECGKSCTTSSDLRSHQRVHTGERPYECSECGKSFTRNSAFRYHQRLHTGERPYECCECGKSYTSSAALRSHQSVHTGQKPYECCECGKSFTTSSALRYHQRFHSGQKPYKCSECGKSFTTNKQHRVHQVVHSRERPYECPECSKSFSRKHTLNTHKKLHSGERPYKCNECGKSFTVSSTLRLHQRLHTGERPYECRECGKSFTVSSALRLHQSVHTGERPYECRECGKSFISHNGFRYHSSLHTAGRI; from the exons atgctggagaactttACACTTATATCCTCACTGGGTAAGGCCCTCACCTTCTCCTTGACCTGGACAAGACTCTATTCTGCGTCCCCCCTCTGCATTTTCCAGG GTTGCTGCTGTGGAGCAGAGGATGAGGCACCCTTTGCCCAGAGCACTTCTGTAGGCGTGTCACAGACCAGGACGCCCAAGGCAGCTCAGTCTTCCCGGAAGACCCACCCCTGTGAGATGTGTGGTCCAGTCCTGAGAGACATTTTCCACTTGTCTGCGcaccagggaaaagaaaacagccaGAAGCTGTTGAGGTGTGGGGCCTGTGGGAAACGATTTTATTTCAGTGTAAAGtttcagcagcagcaggagcagcacgTGGCAGCAGAACCCTCCAGAAGCCGTGTGGACAGGGCCTCTGTTGTGAAGAGCTGGGGATTCCATGGTTCAGGAAAGCCCCTTACCTGTGGAGAAGTTCAGAAGGACTTCCTGTCTGGCTCGGGGCATCTGCAGCAAGAGGCCACTGATACTGGGGAGAAGCCACACACGATCACCCAGCGCAGGGCAACTTTACAAAGCAGAAAAAGTCATGACACTTGGGGAGAATGCAAGAACACCTTTAgtcccaaacacacacataatcGGGAGCAGGGTGTCCACCTTGGAAGACAGTCCTTTGTGTGTAGTGAATGTGGGAAAACATTCAGGTACAAATCTTTATTTGCCATACACCAGAGATACCATACTGGAAGAACACACGAGTTTGGTCAATGTGGAAAATCGCTTAAGCAGACGCCAACGCTGAAGGAACATGGAAAGACTCACAGTGCATCCAGGCAGTACACGTGCAGCAAATGTGGGAAATCCTTAGGCCACAAATCTGTCCTCATTCATCCCCAGGGATGGCACAGTGGAGTGAAGAGTTACGTTTGCAGTGGATGTGCAAAAGCTCTTAGCTGTAGCTCAGTGTTGATTACTCATAGGGTTGAGTCTGGAGAAGGGTTTTTTAAGTGTCAtggctgtgcaaaatcttttccCTCTATGTCTGCCCTCTCCTATCATCAGAGATCTCATGCAGGGGAAAGACGGTATGAGTGCGGTGACTGTGGAAAATCTTTTACCAGTAGTTCTACCCTCCGTTCTcaccagagaattcacactggtCATAAGCCTTATAAATGCAGTGCATGTGGGAAATCTTTTGTTCGTAATTCTTCCCTACGTTATCACCAGGCCGTTCATAGTGGAGAAAGGCCTTTTGAGTGTACCGAATGTGGCAAATCTTTTATGAGTAGTAATGGCCTCCGTTATCACCATAGTGTTCACACCGGAGTGAAGCCTTATAAGTGCCATGAATGTGGCAAATCTTTTATGAGTCGTTACCGCCTTCGCGGTCACCAGACcattcacactggagaaaagccTTATAAGTGCGATGAGTGTGGGAAATCCCTTGCTAGTAGTTATTCCCTCCGTTCTCACCGGAGACTTCAtactggagaaaggccttatgtGTGTAttgaatgtgggaaatcctttCTCCATAAAATTACCCTTAATAAACATATAAAGCTTCACTCAGGTGAACGGCCTTATaagtgtaatgaatgtgggaaatcttttacTACTAGATATACCCTCCGTTATCATCAGCGAATTCACACTGGACAGAAGCCTTATCAGTGCattgaatgtgggaaatcttGTACTACTAGTTCTGACCTCCGTAGTCACcagagagttcacactggagaacggccttatgagtgcagtgaatgtgggaagtcTTTTACTCGTAATTCTGCCTTCCGTTATCACCAGAGacttcacactggagaaaggccttatgagtgcTGTGAATGTGGGAAATCGTATACTAGTAGTGCTGCCCTCCGTTCACACCAGAGTGTTCACACTGGACAGAAGCCTTATGAGTGctgtgaatgtgggaaatcttttacCACTAGTTCTGCCCTCCGTTATCACCAGAGATTTCACAGTGGACAGAAGCCTTATAAGTGCAGCGAATGTGGCAAATCTTTCACCACTAATAAACAGCACCGTGTTCACCAGGTAGTTCACAGTAGAGAGAGGCCTTATGAATGCCCTGAATGTAGCAAATCCTTTTCACGAAAACATACACTCAATACACACAAAAAGCTTCACTCAGGTGAACGGCCTTATaagtgtaatgaatgtgggaaatcaTTTACTGTTAGTTCTACCCTCCGTTTGCACCAGAGACTTCAtactggagaaaggccttatgagtgccgcgaatgtgggaaatcttttacTGTTAGTTCTGCCCTCCGTTTGCACCAGAGtgttcacactggagaaaggccttatgagtgccgtgaatgtgggaaatcttttatCAGTCATAATGGTTTTAGATACCATTCCAGTCTTCACACTGCAGGAAGGATTTAA
- the LOC113936240 gene encoding zinc finger protein 850-like isoform X3, with protein sequence MCGPVLRDIFHLAAHQGKENSQKLLRCGACGKRFYFITNFRKHETQHMGEKPFRSRVDRASVVKSWGFHGSGKPLTCGEVQKDFLSGSGHLQQEATDTGEKPHTITQLRATLQSRKSHDTWGECKNTFGPKHTHTQDQGVHLGRQSFVCSECGKTFRYKSLFAIHQRYHTGEGYHEFGKWQTPILNEHGKTHSASRQYMCSKCGKSLGHKSVLIHPQKWHSGVKSYVCSGCAKSISCSSVLITHRMQPGERFYKCRGCTKSFPSMSALCYHQRSHTEERPYECSDCGKCFTSSSVLHYHQRVHSGERPYECSKCGKSFPRRNSLNVHIKVHSGERPYKCNACGKSLKYKSAFIKHQRVHTGERPYECSECGKSFLRRNTLNVHIKVHSGERPYKCNECGKSFKFKSTFLKHQRIHTGERPYECSECGKSFISRTDLRYHQRIHTGERPYQCSECGKSFVRRNILKVHRKVHSGERPYKCNECGKSLKCKSSLIKHHRIHTGERPYECSECGKSFITSSVLHSHQRVHTGERPYECSECGKTFTTSSVLRDHQRLHTGERPYECSECDKTFTTSSALHYHHRVHTGERPYACSECGKSFVRRNSLSVHLKVHSGEKPYKCNVCGKSLKCKSTFIQHQRIHTGERPYECRDCGKSFSATSVLRSHQRVHTGERPYECSECGKSFTSSSALRSHQRVHTGERPYECSDCGKFFLHRNSLNVHVKVHSGERPYKCNECGKSLNYKSTFIQHQRIHTGEKPYLCSECGKSFSHSCALRYHRQSHLGISPYDCSECGKSFTTSSVLRDHQRLHTGERPYECSQCGKSFTTRSVLRSHQRVHSRERPYECSECGKSFVRRNSLNVHVKVHSGEKPYKCNECGKSWKCKSTFIKHQRIHTGERSFACSECGKSFLSHDALSYHHRVHSGNRT encoded by the coding sequence CATTACTAACTTCAGAAAACATGAGACACAGCACATGGGAGAGAAACCCTTCAGAAGCCGTGTGGACAGGGCCTCTGTTGTGAAGAGCTGGGGATTCCATGGTTCAGGAAAGCCCCTTACCTGTGGAGAAGTTCAGAAGGACTTCCTGTCTGGCTCGGGGCATCTGCAGCAAGAGGCCACTGATACTGGGGAGAAGCCACACACGATCACCCAGCTCAGGGCAACTTTACAAAGCAGAAAAAGTCATGACACTTGGGGAGAATGCAAGAACACCTTTGgtcccaaacacacacatactcagGACCAGGGTGTCCACCTTGGAAGACAGTCCTTTgtgtgcagtgaatgtgggaaaacaTTCAGGTACAAATCCTTATTTGCCATACACCAGAGATACCATACTGGAGAGGGATATCATGAGTTTGGTAAATGGCAAACACCAATCCTGAATGAACATGGAAAGACTCACAGTGCATCCAGGCAGTACATGTGCAGCAAATGTGGGAAATCCTTAGGCCACAAATCTGTCCTCATTCATCCCCAGAAATGGCACAGTGGAGTGAAGAGTTATGTTTGCAGTGGATGTGCAAAATCTATTAGCTGTAGCTCAGTGTTGATTACTCATAGGATGCAACCTGGTGAAAGGTTTTATAAATGTCGTGGCTGCACAAAATCTTTTCCCTCTATGTCTGCCCTCTGTTATCATCAGAGATctcacacagaggaaagaccttATGAGTGCAGTGATTGTGGGAAATGTTTTACCAGTAGTTCTGTCCTCCATTATCACCAGAGAGTTCACAgtggagaaaggccttatgagtgcagtAAATGTGGCAAGTCCTTTCCCCGAAGAAATAGCCTCAATGTTCACATAAAGGTTCACTCAGGTGAAAGGCCTTATAAATGTAATGCATGTGGGAAATCTTTAAAGTATAAGTCAGCATTCATTAAACACCAGAGAGTTCACAcaggagaaaggccttatgagtgcagCGAATGTGGCAAGTCCTTTCTCCGAAGAAATACTCTGAATGTACACATAAAGGTTCACTCAGGTGAAAGACCTTATAAATGTAACGAATGTGGCAAATCATTTAAGTTTAAGTCAACATTCCTTAAacaccagagaattcacacaggagagaggccttatgagtgcagtgaatgtgggaaatcttttatCTCTAGGACTGACCTACGGtatcatcagagaattcacacaggagagAGACCTTATCAGTGCAGCGAATGTGGCAAGTCCTTTGTCCGAAGAAATATCCTCAAGGTACATAGAAAAGTTCACTCAGGTGAAAGGccttataaatgtaatgaatgtgggaaatctttgAAGTGTAAGTCGTCGTTGATTAAACACCATagaattcacactggagaaaggccttatgagtgcagtgaatgtgggaagtcTTTTATCACTAGTTCCGTGCTTCATTCTCACcagagagttcacactggagaaagacCTTAcgaatgcagtgaatgtgggaaaactTTTACCACTAGTTCTGTCCTCCGCGATCACCAGAGacttcacactggagaaaggccttacGAATGCAGTGAATGTGACAAAACTTTTACTACAAGTTCTGCCCTCCATTATCACCACagagttcacactggagagaGACCTTATGCGTGCAGTGAATGTGGCAAGTCCTTTGTCCGAAGAAACAGCCTGAGTGTGCACCTGAAGGTTCACTCAGGTGAAAAGCCTTATAAGTGTAATGTATGTGGGAAATCATTGAAGTGTAAGTCAACATTCATTCAacaccagagaattcacacaggagaaaggccttatgagtgcCGTGATTGTGGGAAATCTTTTTCCGCTACCTCTGTCCTTCGTTCTCACCAGAGAGTACACACGGGAGAAAGACCttatgagtgcagtgaatgtggaaaaTCTTTTACCTCTAGTTCTGCCCTCCGTTCTCACCAAAGAGTgcacactggagaaaggccttatgagtgcagtGACTGTGGCAAGTTCTTTCTCCACAGAAATAGCCTCAATGTACACGTCAAGGTTCACTCAGGTGAAAGACcctataaatgtaatgaatgtgggaaatctttgAACTATAAGTCGACGTTCATTCAacaccagagaattcacacaggagaaAAGCCTTACCTGTGCAGTGAATGTGGCAAGTCTTTCAGTCATAGCTGCGCCCTCCGGTACCATCGTCAGAGTCACCTTGGAATAAGTCCTTATGATtgtagtgaatgtgggaaatctttcaCCACTAGTTCTGTCCTCCGTGATCACCAGAGACTTCACACAGGAGAAAGGCCCTATGAGTGCAGTCAGTGTGGGAAGTCTTTCACCACTCGTTCTGTCCTCCGTTCTCACCAGAGAGTTCACTCTCGGgaaaggccttatgagtgcagtGAGTGTGGCAAGTCCTTTGTCAGAAGAAATAGCCTCAATGTACATGTAAAGGTTCATTCAGGTGAAAAGCCTTACAAGtgcaatgaatgtgggaaatcttgGAAGTGTAAGTCGACGTTCATAAAACACCAGAGAATTCATACAGGAGAAAGGTCTTTTGCTTGCAGTGAATGCGGGAAATCTTTTCTCAGTCATGATGCTCTTAGTTATCATCACAGAGTTCACAGCGGCAACAGGACTTAG
- the LOC113936240 gene encoding zinc finger protein 271-like isoform X2 — MLENFTLISSLGCCCGAEDEAPFAQSTSVGVSQTRTPKAAQSSRKTHPCEMCGPVLRDIFHLAAHQGKENSQKLLRCGACGKRFYFITNFRKHETQHMGEKPFRSRVDRASVVKSWGFHGSGKPLTCGEVQKDFLSGSGHLQQEATDTGEKPHTITQLRATLQSRKSHDTWGECKNTFGPKHTHTQDQGVHLGRQSFVCSECGKTFRYKSLFAIHQRYHTGEGYHEFGKWQTPILNEHGKTHSASRQYMCSKCGKSLGHKSVLIHPQKWHSGVKSYVCSGCAKSISCSSVLITHRMQPGERFYKCRGCTKSFPSMSALCYHQRSHTEERPYECSDCGKCFTSSSVLHYHQRVHSGERPYECSKCGKSFPRRNSLNVHIKVHSGERPYKCNACGKSLKYKSAFIKHQRVHTGERPYECSECGKSFLRRNTLNVHIKVHSGERPYKCNECGKSFKFKSTFLKHQRIHTGERPYECSECGKSFISRTDLRYHQRIHTGERPYQCSECGKSFVRRNILKVHRKVHSGERPYKCNECGKSLKCKSSLIKHHRIHTGERPYECSECGKSFITSSVLHSHQRVHTGERPYECSECGKTFTTSSVLRDHQRLHTGERPYECSECDKTFTTSSALHYHHRVHTGERPYACSECGKSFVRRNSLSVHLKVHSGEKPYKCNVCGKSLKCKSTFIQHQRIHTGERPYECRDCGKSFSATSVLRSHQRVHTGERPYECSECGKSFTSSSALRSHQRVHTGERPYECSDCGKFFLHRNSLNVHVKVHSGERPYKCNECGKSLNYKSTFIQHQRIHTGEKPYLCSECGKSFSHSCALRYHRQSHLGISPYDCSECGKSFTTSSVLRDHQRLHTGERPYECSQCGKSFTTRSVLRSHQRVHSRERPYECSECGKSFVRRNSLNVHVKVHSGEKPYKCNECGKSWKCKSTFIKHQRIHTGERSFACSECGKSFLSHDALSYHHRVHSGNRT; from the coding sequence CATTACTAACTTCAGAAAACATGAGACACAGCACATGGGAGAGAAACCCTTCAGAAGCCGTGTGGACAGGGCCTCTGTTGTGAAGAGCTGGGGATTCCATGGTTCAGGAAAGCCCCTTACCTGTGGAGAAGTTCAGAAGGACTTCCTGTCTGGCTCGGGGCATCTGCAGCAAGAGGCCACTGATACTGGGGAGAAGCCACACACGATCACCCAGCTCAGGGCAACTTTACAAAGCAGAAAAAGTCATGACACTTGGGGAGAATGCAAGAACACCTTTGgtcccaaacacacacatactcagGACCAGGGTGTCCACCTTGGAAGACAGTCCTTTgtgtgcagtgaatgtgggaaaacaTTCAGGTACAAATCCTTATTTGCCATACACCAGAGATACCATACTGGAGAGGGATATCATGAGTTTGGTAAATGGCAAACACCAATCCTGAATGAACATGGAAAGACTCACAGTGCATCCAGGCAGTACATGTGCAGCAAATGTGGGAAATCCTTAGGCCACAAATCTGTCCTCATTCATCCCCAGAAATGGCACAGTGGAGTGAAGAGTTATGTTTGCAGTGGATGTGCAAAATCTATTAGCTGTAGCTCAGTGTTGATTACTCATAGGATGCAACCTGGTGAAAGGTTTTATAAATGTCGTGGCTGCACAAAATCTTTTCCCTCTATGTCTGCCCTCTGTTATCATCAGAGATctcacacagaggaaagaccttATGAGTGCAGTGATTGTGGGAAATGTTTTACCAGTAGTTCTGTCCTCCATTATCACCAGAGAGTTCACAgtggagaaaggccttatgagtgcagtAAATGTGGCAAGTCCTTTCCCCGAAGAAATAGCCTCAATGTTCACATAAAGGTTCACTCAGGTGAAAGGCCTTATAAATGTAATGCATGTGGGAAATCTTTAAAGTATAAGTCAGCATTCATTAAACACCAGAGAGTTCACAcaggagaaaggccttatgagtgcagCGAATGTGGCAAGTCCTTTCTCCGAAGAAATACTCTGAATGTACACATAAAGGTTCACTCAGGTGAAAGACCTTATAAATGTAACGAATGTGGCAAATCATTTAAGTTTAAGTCAACATTCCTTAAacaccagagaattcacacaggagagaggccttatgagtgcagtgaatgtgggaaatcttttatCTCTAGGACTGACCTACGGtatcatcagagaattcacacaggagagAGACCTTATCAGTGCAGCGAATGTGGCAAGTCCTTTGTCCGAAGAAATATCCTCAAGGTACATAGAAAAGTTCACTCAGGTGAAAGGccttataaatgtaatgaatgtgggaaatctttgAAGTGTAAGTCGTCGTTGATTAAACACCATagaattcacactggagaaaggccttatgagtgcagtgaatgtgggaagtcTTTTATCACTAGTTCCGTGCTTCATTCTCACcagagagttcacactggagaaagacCTTAcgaatgcagtgaatgtgggaaaactTTTACCACTAGTTCTGTCCTCCGCGATCACCAGAGacttcacactggagaaaggccttacGAATGCAGTGAATGTGACAAAACTTTTACTACAAGTTCTGCCCTCCATTATCACCACagagttcacactggagagaGACCTTATGCGTGCAGTGAATGTGGCAAGTCCTTTGTCCGAAGAAACAGCCTGAGTGTGCACCTGAAGGTTCACTCAGGTGAAAAGCCTTATAAGTGTAATGTATGTGGGAAATCATTGAAGTGTAAGTCAACATTCATTCAacaccagagaattcacacaggagaaaggccttatgagtgcCGTGATTGTGGGAAATCTTTTTCCGCTACCTCTGTCCTTCGTTCTCACCAGAGAGTACACACGGGAGAAAGACCttatgagtgcagtgaatgtggaaaaTCTTTTACCTCTAGTTCTGCCCTCCGTTCTCACCAAAGAGTgcacactggagaaaggccttatgagtgcagtGACTGTGGCAAGTTCTTTCTCCACAGAAATAGCCTCAATGTACACGTCAAGGTTCACTCAGGTGAAAGACcctataaatgtaatgaatgtgggaaatctttgAACTATAAGTCGACGTTCATTCAacaccagagaattcacacaggagaaAAGCCTTACCTGTGCAGTGAATGTGGCAAGTCTTTCAGTCATAGCTGCGCCCTCCGGTACCATCGTCAGAGTCACCTTGGAATAAGTCCTTATGATtgtagtgaatgtgggaaatctttcaCCACTAGTTCTGTCCTCCGTGATCACCAGAGACTTCACACAGGAGAAAGGCCCTATGAGTGCAGTCAGTGTGGGAAGTCTTTCACCACTCGTTCTGTCCTCCGTTCTCACCAGAGAGTTCACTCTCGGgaaaggccttatgagtgcagtGAGTGTGGCAAGTCCTTTGTCAGAAGAAATAGCCTCAATGTACATGTAAAGGTTCATTCAGGTGAAAAGCCTTACAAGtgcaatgaatgtgggaaatcttgGAAGTGTAAGTCGACGTTCATAAAACACCAGAGAATTCATACAGGAGAAAGGTCTTTTGCTTGCAGTGAATGCGGGAAATCTTTTCTCAGTCATGATGCTCTTAGTTATCATCACAGAGTTCACAGCGGCAACAGGACTTAG